The Chryseobacterium nakagawai genome has a segment encoding these proteins:
- a CDS encoding endonuclease III domain-containing protein gives MTKKQRAELVQIELDKLYPTTPIPLDHTDPYTLMVAVALSAQTTDKKVNEVTPNLFEVAGTPQRMAKLEEFQIKELIKEIGLSNTKAKNLKRMAELLLERHNGIVPQTYEELEALPGVGHKTASVVMSQGFGFPAFPVDTHIHRLMTQWKLTSGKNVVETEKDAKKLFPEEVWNKLHLQIIFYGREYSPARGKGEKDFITKMMFEK, from the coding sequence ATGACAAAAAAGCAAAGAGCTGAGCTCGTTCAGATTGAACTGGATAAATTGTATCCTACTACTCCTATTCCTTTGGATCACACCGATCCTTATACTTTAATGGTTGCCGTTGCCCTTTCTGCACAGACGACAGATAAAAAAGTAAATGAAGTTACTCCAAACCTTTTCGAGGTTGCAGGAACGCCACAGAGAATGGCAAAACTGGAAGAGTTTCAGATCAAGGAATTAATTAAAGAAATAGGATTATCCAATACCAAAGCCAAGAACTTAAAGAGAATGGCCGAACTTTTACTGGAGAGGCATAATGGTATTGTTCCGCAAACATACGAAGAATTAGAGGCGCTTCCGGGGGTTGGACATAAGACGGCTTCTGTAGTGATGAGTCAGGGATTTGGATTCCCAGCTTTTCCGGTAGACACTCATATTCACCGCCTGATGACACAATGGAAACTTACTTCCGGGAAAAATGTAGTAGAAACAGAAAAAGATGCTAAGAAATTATTCCCCGAAGAAGTATGGAACAAACTTCATCTTCAGATCATTTTCTATGGAAGAGAATATTCTCCGGCAAGAGGAAAGGGAGAGAAAGACTTTATTACCAAAATGATGTTTGAGAAATAA
- a CDS encoding DUF1572 family protein — protein sequence MITAPLRSLYQRDLNKLKTEIEAYQNEENLWKIDKNISNSAGNLCLHLIGNLNHFIGSQLGNTGYVRHRELEFSLKDIPRIELIEKIGATAIMIDSVLSQIPETEMEKEYPLVVFEDRMTTGYFLIHLLSHLDYHLGQINYHRRLLD from the coding sequence ATGATCACAGCACCATTACGTTCTCTTTATCAAAGAGATCTAAACAAATTAAAAACAGAAATCGAGGCTTATCAAAACGAAGAAAACCTTTGGAAAATTGATAAAAACATTTCCAATTCTGCAGGAAACCTATGTCTGCATCTTATAGGAAATCTCAATCATTTCATTGGCTCACAGCTGGGAAATACAGGATATGTAAGGCATCGTGAACTTGAGTTCTCACTAAAGGATATTCCAAGAATTGAACTTATTGAAAAAATTGGAGCTACAGCAATCATGATAGATTCGGTTTTAAGCCAAATTCCTGAAACAGAAATGGAAAAAGAATATCCACTTGTTGTTTTTGAAGATAGGATGACAACCGGTTATTTTCTGATTCATCTTCTTTCTCATTTGGATTATCATTTAGGGCAGATTAATTACCATAGAAGATTATTGGATTAG
- a CDS encoding DUF885 domain-containing protein — MKNILSKSILGLGLLIGLASCKKTDSPLTKVTPTNLDSIASNYYEQYLKLYPLDATSQGDLRYNDQLPINIDKDFISGEIAFYNSVQKQLENVDYKALSDEDKVVYDVLDYTLKDKIEAYAYHPEYIPFTQFGGLPLNFPLYGSGQGSQPFKTEKDYSDWLKRMEKFPEWMDAAADNFREGINNKIVLPKKLIVKMIPQMKAEEITTQDMEKNIFYGPIKNFPKNFTQAQKDKLSSLYKDAITKKIIPAYTKMGTFLEKEYLPKGRDTDGYNSLPNGNEIYAYYVKSWTTTKKSPDEINKIGLQQVAMLRAEMEKVKQQVGFKGTLEEFITFVKTDPKAMPYKTTKDVLNGFNSILTKITPKLKTMFNVTPKTKFEIRQTEKFREASASAEYIPGTPDGKRAGIFYVPLPDPTKFNVTSGMESLFLHEAIPGHHYQVSLQQENTKLPKFMRFGWFGAYGEGWAHYCETLGPEFGLYTDPYQKMGYLSDQMLRAVRLVVDTGLHTGKMSREEAIKYFLSNISYDEGAAIAEVERYMAMPGQALGYKIGSLRIRELREKYQKELGNKFNLASFHDEVLSQGCLPLDVLNRKMELWAKKQK; from the coding sequence ATGAAAAACATTTTATCAAAAAGTATTCTGGGACTGGGGCTCTTGATTGGCCTTGCCTCGTGCAAAAAGACTGATTCTCCCCTAACAAAGGTGACGCCTACCAATCTGGATTCTATTGCATCCAATTATTATGAACAGTATCTTAAACTATATCCTTTAGATGCAACTTCTCAGGGAGATCTAAGATATAATGACCAACTTCCCATCAATATTGATAAAGATTTCATCTCCGGAGAAATTGCTTTTTACAATTCAGTACAGAAACAGCTGGAAAATGTAGATTATAAGGCGCTTTCTGATGAAGATAAAGTGGTATACGATGTATTGGATTATACTTTAAAAGATAAAATTGAAGCCTATGCCTATCATCCGGAATATATCCCGTTCACTCAGTTTGGAGGTCTTCCTTTGAACTTTCCTTTGTACGGAAGCGGACAGGGAAGCCAGCCTTTCAAAACTGAAAAAGATTACAGCGATTGGCTCAAAAGAATGGAAAAATTCCCGGAATGGATGGATGCGGCTGCAGATAACTTCCGTGAAGGGATTAATAATAAAATAGTGCTTCCTAAAAAACTGATTGTGAAAATGATTCCTCAAATGAAAGCCGAGGAAATCACGACTCAGGATATGGAGAAAAATATTTTCTACGGCCCCATTAAAAACTTTCCGAAGAATTTCACTCAGGCACAAAAAGATAAATTATCATCACTTTATAAGGATGCCATTACTAAAAAAATTATTCCAGCATATACTAAAATGGGAACATTTCTTGAAAAAGAATATTTACCCAAAGGCAGAGATACAGATGGTTATAACAGTCTTCCTAACGGAAATGAAATCTATGCTTATTATGTAAAAAGCTGGACGACAACAAAGAAATCTCCGGATGAAATCAACAAGATTGGACTACAACAGGTTGCAATGCTTCGCGCAGAAATGGAAAAAGTGAAGCAGCAAGTTGGTTTTAAAGGAACTCTGGAGGAGTTTATCACTTTTGTGAAAACAGATCCAAAAGCAATGCCTTATAAGACCACTAAGGATGTTTTAAATGGGTTCAACAGTATTCTGACAAAGATTACTCCGAAGCTAAAGACGATGTTCAACGTTACTCCTAAAACAAAGTTTGAGATCAGACAAACGGAAAAATTCAGAGAAGCCAGTGCAAGTGCAGAATATATTCCCGGAACTCCTGATGGAAAAAGAGCTGGAATTTTCTATGTTCCACTTCCTGATCCTACCAAGTTCAATGTCACTTCAGGGATGGAATCTTTATTCTTACATGAAGCGATTCCGGGTCACCACTATCAGGTTTCTCTGCAACAGGAAAATACAAAACTGCCAAAGTTCATGAGGTTTGGATGGTTTGGAGCGTATGGAGAAGGATGGGCACACTATTGTGAGACTTTAGGTCCTGAATTTGGTTTGTATACTGATCCTTACCAGAAAATGGGTTATTTAAGTGACCAGATGCTTAGAGCGGTAAGATTAGTAGTAGATACTGGCTTACACACTGGAAAAATGAGCAGAGAAGAAGCTATAAAATATTTCCTGAGCAATATCTCTTATGATGAAGGAGCGGCAATAGCCGAAGTGGAAAGATATATGGCCATGCCGGGACAGGCTTTAGGATATAAAATCGGGTCTTTAAGAATCCGTGAGCTGAGAGAAAAATATCAGAAAGAGCTTGGTAATAAGTTTAACCTGGCAAGCTTCCATGATGAAGTTTTAAGTCAGGGATGTCTTCCATTGGACGTTCTGAACAGAAAGATGGAACTTTGGGCTAAAAAACAAAAATAA